One Nostoc sp. CENA543 genomic window, AAGAAAATGTCGCCCGTGGTCGGGATTTATTAGAAAAAGAACTAGGTAAAACTGGTTTTGATAACCTGCTAAAATCGGATGCGATGCAGACTGTCTCGGAACGATGTAATTACCACAGTCCAGAAGATTTACTAGCGGGTTTAGGTTACGGTGAAGTCACTTTAAATTTAGTGCTGAACCGTTGGCGAGAAGTAGTCAAAGCCCACCAGCCAGTTGCAGATGTTATTCCCTTAATCCCTAAAGAGTCATCGACACCAAGACATCAGCCGACAACCTCCCGCGCCAGTGACTCACCAATTGTAGGTGTAGAGGGGTTAGTTTATCATCTAGCAGGCTGTTGTACCCCCATTCCTGGCGAACCGATTATTGGCGTAGTTACGCGCGGCCGGGGAATTTCTATCCATCGCCAAGGATGCCATAATCTAGAGCCAGTAGAATGCGATCGCCTAGTACCGGTAAGTTGGAACACCACCGTAGAAACTAGTGGTCGTCCCCACACCTACCCAGTCAACATTCAAATTGAAGCCCTAGATAGAGTCGGCGTACTCAAAGATATTTTATCCCGATTAAGTGACCAGGGGATCAACGTCCGCCACGCCCAAGTGAAAACTTCCACTGGTCAACCAGCATTAATGGACTTAGGAATAGAAATACGCGATCGCCCCCAATTAGAGCAAGTATTCACTCAAATCAAAAAAATGAGTGACATCCTCAATATCCGGCGAGTAGGACAGGAGGAGTGAAAAAAGGCAAAAGGTAAAAGGTGAACCACTGCGTTGGGCGGCTTTGCCGACTTGTAGCAAGTGGTGTTAGCGCAGCGTTAGCGACGCTAGGAGCGTCACCCGAAGGGTAAAAGGCAAAAGGTAAAAGTAAAAGGTGAGAGAAAATATACTTTTACCTTTTTACGTGTGACTGGCCAAGAGTTGGCAACATTGTTTCTAGGGATAATATCTGCTTGGGATTGGGTAGGGTCGATAGATTAAAATCATCGTAGCGATCGCCCCAGTCAAACAAATTATCTCAGACATTATGTCACAACTATTTCCGGGAGAAGTGTTTGCCAACACTGCCGATTTTGATCACGGTATTCGTCAGTTACTACCACGATATGACGAAATGCTCGATGTCATTACTCGTTGTCTACCTACTACTAGTCGTTACATTTTAGAATTAGGCTGTGGTACGGGTGAAGTCAGTCTCAAGATACTCGAACGCTGTCCAGATGCACACATCGTTGCTTTAGATTATTCACCCCGAATGCTACAGTTTGCTCAGGACAAAATCGCCGCAGCTGGTTATGCACCCAGATGGACGGGAATACAAGCTGATTTTGGTGATTGGGCGATTCATCCAGAAAAATTTAATATTGGCAGTGAATTTGATGCTTGTGTTTCATCCTTAGCGATTCACCACCTCCAGGATGAGATGAAATTGCAAGTATTCCAGCAAATTTCCGCCAGCCTAGGCCAAAACGGTTGTTTTTGGAATGCTGACCCCATATTACCAGAGTCTCCCGCCCTGGCGGAAATTTATCAAGCTGCCCGTGAGGAATGGACTAGACAACAAGGAACTGATTTAGCCGCGATTAGGGCTAAAGTAGGCACTAGCAACCAGCAAGGATACTCTAGCCAAGACCAACTCGCAACTTTAGCGACTCACTTGCAAATGCTAACTCAAGCGGGATTTAAAACTGTTGCAGTCCCTTGGAAGTATTACGGTTTAGCTGTTTTTGGTGGTTGGCTTTAGGGGTATGGGCATTGGGAATGGGGCATTGGGCATTGGGAAGATTGTGATTTTGGAAATTGTTCAAGGATTTTTTTGTTTAATTAATCTTAATAGTAACTACTAGGAAAAAATATTGTGTCAGTAATAGCAGTATTACTGAAGAAAAGCGGCTACTCGAATTTAAGATATATTTAATCAACTGTATTAATACTATTAAAATACAAGATTACTTTTTTGAAATAAGAGTAATATCAATGAAGTTATTATTAATCGGCTTTTTCTAGTAATACAGAAAACGAAACATAAATAAAAAATAATTTCCTATCAGCAAAAATATTTGGATGCTGGAACAAAATGCTGTTGATTTTTTAGAAATATGTCTCACAATAAGAGATAAGAAAGATTCATCAACAAATTAACCAGGGATTCGCCATCTCCATTAATGACTCTGCTCCTTCCAACCGTGGTGTTTTATCCACGGTTGTTCATTACTTATTAACTCAAGGAGATTGGTTAAGATGGCTAGAAAACACAATAAATTAACTACTGATAATTGTGATCATTCACTCAATAGTAGATGTCCAATATGTTGTGTACTTCCACCACATATATTAGAAAATGTGGCGGTAAATGGTAATGATTTACAACGACGTTGGGCTTTTCATACGTTAAATCTTTCTGCTCAACTGCGTGGGCGTAGAGATATTGCTGGGAATATCTTTTTAGCTCCTTCACCTGGACAAAAACAACGCACAGTTTATGATGCGAAAAATGGCTATCAACTACCAGGAGTTATAGCTTGGAATGAAGGTGATCCCCCAAGCAATGATGAAGCAGTTAATGAAGCTGTGAATGCGGCTGGTGCTACTTATGATTTGTTTTATGAGATATTTGAACGCAATTCAATTGATGATAAAGGACTGCGTTTAGACTCAACTGTGCATTATGGCGTGAAATATGAAAACGCCTTTTGGAATGGTGATCAAATGGTTTATGGTGATGGTGATGGTGAACTATTTAATCGCTTTACTAAATGTATTGATGTGATTGCCCATGAATTAACTCATGGTGTGACTCAATATGAAGCGGGGTTGCAATATTATGGGGAATCAGGCGCATTGAATGAGTCATTTTCTGATGTTTTTGGTGCCTTGGTTAAACAAAGATTCAAAAATCAAACAGCAGAAGAGGCGGACTGGATTATCGGTGAAGGGTTACTGATGCCTAAAGTTAAAGGGATTGGCATTCGTTCTATGAAAGAACCAGGAACAGCGTATGATGACCCCGTATTAGGTAAAGACCCCCAACCAGGTCATGTGAAAGACCAATATTTCGGTTGGTCTGATAATGGTGGTGTACATATTAATTCCGGTATTCCGAACCGTGCTTTTTATCTAGCAGCTACGGCTATTGGTGGTTATGCTTGGGAAAAAGCGGGTAAAATTTGGTATATTGCTTTACGCGATCGCCTGCGTTCTAAAGCCAATTTTCAACAAGCTGCCGATATTACCGTGCAGATAGCGAAGGAACTCTACGGAGAAGGTAGTACAGAACATCAAGCCGTAAATCAAGCTTGGCAAGAGGTAGGGGTTTTTTCGTAGCTGTGTAGAAACAAGAAAAGTTTGAGATTTAATTTAGGGTGTATCCTACCGCAAAAACAACTCCCGAATGCCCGTGCTACCAATCTCCACCGCTAAGGCCGCCAGCAGAAAACCTAATAGTTGCGTGACAATCACCGCACCAGCCACACCAATCAATTTGTCAATCTGATTAGCTAAACGCAAAATCAACCAAGATATCAGCATCGCCCCCAAAATACCCAACACAACTGCTAGATGTGGACTCTGGGATTTAGACATGAATAGCATCACCGTTGTGAGTGTACCCGGCCCCGCCAACAAGGGTAAAGCCAACGGGGTAATTGAGACATCACGGCCTTGTCCTGGTTCATTAACGGGTGTATCTAGTTCTCCGCGTAGCATTTGCAACGCGATTAACAGCAGCAATAATCCCCCAGCCACCCGTAAAGAACCCATACTGATTTCTAAGTAAGTCAGGATATATTGACCAGCAAAGGCAAATACCAGTAAGACCGCGATCGCGATTACAATGGCCTTATCAATGATTTTATTTCTTTCCTCCGGTGTTATACCCTGAGTTAAAGCCAAAACCACTGGCACATTGCCTACAGCATCTGCCAACACAAACACAGCAAGAAAAGTTTGAATGAGAATAGAAGTATCGAGGGTCATAGTTATTAGTCATTAGTCATTAGTCATTAGGGAACAGGGGACAAAATCTTTAATTTTGAATTTTGAATTTTGAATTTTGAATTGATAAGTCCCCCCTTGCCCCCTCATCCTCTTTGTCGGATATTTAAGTAACGATATATTTGATTATCTATCGCACACAACTACACTGTTTTTTAAGTCTATGAAGTCTTATTTAGCCGCCGCCATTCAAATGACCAGTGTGTCAGATTTGCAAAAGAATTTGGTGCAAGCTGAGGAATTGATTGATCTGGCTGTACGCCGGGGTGCGGAATTGGTGGGTTTACCAGAAAATTTCTCTTTTATGGGAGAGGAAAAGGATAAACTGGCACAAGCAGAAGCGATCGCGCAAGCAAGTGAAGTCTTTATCAAAAAGATGGCGCAACGCTTCCAAGTTACTATTTTAGGCGGTAGTTTTCCTGTACCTGTGGGTGATACAGGTAAGGTTTATAACACTACTATTTTAGTTAACCCTAACGGTGAAGAACTCACCCGTTACAATAAGG contains:
- a CDS encoding class I SAM-dependent methyltransferase, with translation MSQLFPGEVFANTADFDHGIRQLLPRYDEMLDVITRCLPTTSRYILELGCGTGEVSLKILERCPDAHIVALDYSPRMLQFAQDKIAAAGYAPRWTGIQADFGDWAIHPEKFNIGSEFDACVSSLAIHHLQDEMKLQVFQQISASLGQNGCFWNADPILPESPALAEIYQAAREEWTRQQGTDLAAIRAKVGTSNQQGYSSQDQLATLATHLQMLTQAGFKTVAVPWKYYGLAVFGGWL
- a CDS encoding M4 family metallopeptidase, with protein sequence MARKHNKLTTDNCDHSLNSRCPICCVLPPHILENVAVNGNDLQRRWAFHTLNLSAQLRGRRDIAGNIFLAPSPGQKQRTVYDAKNGYQLPGVIAWNEGDPPSNDEAVNEAVNAAGATYDLFYEIFERNSIDDKGLRLDSTVHYGVKYENAFWNGDQMVYGDGDGELFNRFTKCIDVIAHELTHGVTQYEAGLQYYGESGALNESFSDVFGALVKQRFKNQTAEEADWIIGEGLLMPKVKGIGIRSMKEPGTAYDDPVLGKDPQPGHVKDQYFGWSDNGGVHINSGIPNRAFYLAATAIGGYAWEKAGKIWYIALRDRLRSKANFQQAADITVQIAKELYGEGSTEHQAVNQAWQEVGVFS
- a CDS encoding MarC family protein, giving the protein MTLDTSILIQTFLAVFVLADAVGNVPVVLALTQGITPEERNKIIDKAIVIAIAVLLVFAFAGQYILTYLEISMGSLRVAGGLLLLLIALQMLRGELDTPVNEPGQGRDVSITPLALPLLAGPGTLTTVMLFMSKSQSPHLAVVLGILGAMLISWLILRLANQIDKLIGVAGAVIVTQLLGFLLAALAVEIGSTGIRELFLR